Proteins encoded together in one Halothermothrix orenii H 168 window:
- the rapZ gene encoding RNase adapter RapZ, producing MQFLIVTGMSGAGKSVALNFFEDMGFFCIDNLPPALISKFAELCLHSELDKIAVVSDIRGREFFNALFSELSSLEKRGIDYEILFLEASDEVLIRRYKETRRRHPLDEEGRVLDAIRKERHLLEEIKGKANKIIDTSKLSKQELNHELKKVYSSYFIGKQSMSVTIISFGYKYGIPMDADLVFDVRFLPNPYYVRSLKERTGEETVVQDYILKWPVTQKFYKRFFDMMDFLLPEYSREGKSHFTIAIGCTGGKHRSVTTAIKLKEFLLSKGYHVVVEHKDISK from the coding sequence ATGCAGTTTTTAATTGTTACCGGGATGTCGGGTGCCGGTAAATCGGTGGCTTTAAATTTCTTTGAGGATATGGGCTTTTTCTGTATCGATAACTTGCCTCCGGCCCTGATATCGAAATTTGCCGAGCTCTGTCTTCATTCTGAACTTGATAAAATAGCTGTTGTCAGTGACATCAGGGGAAGAGAATTTTTTAACGCCCTTTTCAGTGAGCTTTCTTCATTAGAAAAACGGGGAATTGATTATGAAATATTATTTCTGGAAGCCTCTGATGAGGTTTTGATAAGAAGATATAAAGAAACCAGAAGGCGTCACCCCCTGGATGAGGAAGGTCGGGTACTTGATGCCATTCGAAAGGAGAGGCATCTTCTGGAGGAAATAAAGGGTAAGGCCAATAAAATAATTGATACCTCTAAATTAAGTAAACAGGAGCTTAATCATGAATTAAAAAAGGTTTATTCATCATATTTTATCGGGAAACAGTCTATGTCTGTTACCATTATATCCTTTGGGTATAAATATGGTATACCCATGGATGCTGATCTGGTTTTTGATGTCAGGTTCCTGCCAAATCCCTATTATGTCAGGTCGCTTAAGGAGAGAACCGGTGAAGAGACCGTAGTCCAGGATTATATCCTTAAATGGCCGGTAACTCAGAAGTTTTATAAGAGATTTTTTGATATGATGGATTTTCTATTGCCGGAGTATAGCCGGGAAGGAAAAAGTCATTTTACTATTGCCATAGGTTGTACAGGAGGAAAGCATCGTTCTGTAACGACAGCTATTAAATTAAAAGAATTTTTGTTGAGCAAAGGATACCACGTTGTTGTGGAACATAAAGATATTAGTAAGTAA
- a CDS encoding diacylglycerol/lipid kinase family protein has product MEETILAIVNPVSAGGRTGKKWPKYFKKFQSCGLSIKPVYTCYPGHATTIVRQGFKEGYKKVMAVGGDGTINEVVNGFFKGKDLINPEARLIVFSRGTGSDFIKSLGITSKFKDIINIIKNGEVEFIDVGLVTYVTHKGNRDSRYFINLADVGIGSETVYEVNKGDKVLGGPITYLLGLFKVLARYKNKVIKLIVDEKEILNERINSIMVANGKYFGGGIKIAPTASLRDGLFDLVVLKDLNRKEILSNLVKAFKGLHLSHPKVDSLSCQKVIIDSGEQVLLEIDGESIGRLPATFEIIGRRLPVLLV; this is encoded by the coding sequence ATGGAAGAGACTATATTAGCTATAGTAAATCCCGTGTCTGCCGGGGGCAGAACCGGGAAAAAATGGCCGAAATACTTTAAAAAATTTCAAAGCTGTGGATTATCGATAAAACCTGTTTATACCTGCTATCCCGGTCACGCTACAACCATAGTCCGGCAGGGTTTCAAAGAGGGTTACAAAAAGGTAATGGCCGTTGGAGGAGATGGAACCATTAATGAAGTAGTAAACGGATTTTTTAAGGGGAAAGACCTTATTAACCCAGAAGCCAGATTGATTGTTTTTTCCCGGGGGACAGGCTCTGATTTTATTAAAAGCCTGGGGATAACCAGTAAATTTAAGGATATAATAAACATTATTAAAAACGGGGAAGTGGAATTTATTGATGTCGGCCTGGTTACTTATGTTACTCATAAAGGGAACCGGGATTCCAGATATTTTATTAACCTGGCTGATGTTGGAATCGGCAGTGAGACCGTGTATGAAGTTAATAAAGGTGACAAAGTACTGGGAGGGCCCATTACATATCTTCTTGGATTATTTAAGGTTCTGGCCCGTTATAAGAATAAGGTTATCAAATTGATTGTAGATGAAAAAGAAATATTAAATGAACGTATTAATAGCATCATGGTGGCCAATGGCAAGTATTTTGGTGGGGGAATAAAAATTGCTCCGACTGCCAGTCTCCGGGATGGATTATTTGATCTCGTTGTTTTAAAGGATTTAAACCGTAAAGAGATTCTTTCAAACCTGGTTAAGGCTTTCAAGGGTCTTCATTTATCACACCCTAAAGTCGACAGCCTCTCCTGTCAAAAAGTAATAATTGATTCCGGTGAGCAGGTACTACTGGAGATAGATGGGGAATCGATCGGAAGGTTACCGGCTACTTTTGAAATAATTGGCAGGAGATTACCTGTGTTATTGGTCTAA
- a CDS encoding PHP domain-containing protein, with protein sequence MRFIGDYHTHSQYSHGKGDLRENVEEGILKGLQEIGIADHGPRSFSIIPLGVKKAETLLEIKKEVDRLQGEYPGIKILCGVEANIINGEGELDVPHEVLKELDFVAAGLHLLILPPDLKTARYLIWDNRISYKCFPSRQEEIRSWNTRAVVNAVKRYNIDFITHPGYGVDIDTCELGQVCAGEGTLLEINTRHSRLEGFIRAASQTEVKFIVNSDAHSPREVGELDRGLKLIKEVGISPERVINLV encoded by the coding sequence ATGAGGTTTATCGGTGATTATCATACCCACTCCCAATATAGTCATGGAAAAGGAGATTTAAGGGAAAATGTCGAAGAAGGTATATTAAAGGGATTACAGGAGATAGGTATTGCCGATCACGGGCCACGTTCCTTCAGTATTATTCCTCTGGGGGTTAAAAAGGCTGAAACCCTTTTGGAGATAAAAAAAGAGGTAGACAGGCTTCAGGGGGAATACCCGGGGATTAAAATACTCTGTGGTGTTGAAGCCAATATAATTAATGGAGAAGGGGAACTGGATGTACCCCATGAAGTCCTAAAGGAGCTGGATTTTGTTGCCGCTGGCCTTCATCTCCTGATATTACCCCCTGATTTAAAAACAGCCAGATACCTGATCTGGGATAACCGGATTAGCTATAAATGTTTTCCTTCCAGGCAAGAGGAGATCAGGAGTTGGAATACCAGGGCTGTTGTTAATGCCGTTAAAAGATATAATATTGACTTTATTACCCATCCGGGTTATGGGGTTGATATTGATACCTGTGAGCTGGGGCAGGTTTGTGCCGGGGAAGGCACTTTGCTGGAGATAAATACACGCCATTCCCGCCTTGAAGGCTTTATCAGGGCTGCCAGCCAGACAGAGGTTAAGTTTATTGTTAACAGTGATGCCCATTCCCCCCGGGAGGTGGGGGAGTTGGACAGGGGTTTAAAACTTATAAAAGAGGTGGGTATCTCCCCGGAAAGGGTAATTAATCTGGTGTAA
- a CDS encoding phytoene/squalene synthase family protein → MLPKVSRSFALTIPLLDDKLYMPVLTVYLQDRLLDNFEDEVKGIDIDTRKDLMDSVVALFDPDNEGTNYICNRLKGYSDYIPDNDLQALTEGCHLLKEVYQNLPHKVQRLSFKWLNEMNEGMKKYLTLKIKTFEELDEYCYYVAGTVGGFLTELVLLYGDIHDHKQKEDLLENFTEAGLFLQKINIIRDIKIDLEERNKSFWPMEELGLSDEKILNPDYKEDASRALRVMLSNAKGHIEGLATYFEAIPDNLPGYRKFFSVNNALGIATLEELEGNLKLFYGRGKVKVSKMKFLKILNDPVKFFRQMVIRY, encoded by the coding sequence ATGCTGCCAAAGGTTTCAAGAAGTTTTGCCCTTACCATACCATTACTTGATGATAAGCTTTATATGCCTGTTTTGACTGTATACCTTCAGGATAGATTACTGGATAATTTTGAAGATGAAGTTAAGGGGATAGATATTGATACCAGAAAAGATTTAATGGATAGTGTAGTTGCCCTTTTTGACCCGGATAATGAGGGAACAAATTATATTTGCAACCGGTTAAAGGGCTATTCTGACTATATTCCTGATAATGATTTACAGGCCTTGACCGAAGGGTGCCATTTGTTAAAAGAAGTATACCAGAATTTACCCCATAAGGTTCAGAGGCTATCCTTTAAATGGTTAAATGAGATGAATGAGGGAATGAAAAAATACTTAACTCTCAAGATTAAAACCTTTGAAGAACTTGATGAATATTGTTATTATGTAGCCGGTACAGTTGGAGGATTTTTAACTGAACTGGTACTCCTTTACGGTGATATCCATGATCATAAACAGAAGGAAGATCTCTTAGAAAATTTCACAGAGGCCGGGTTGTTTCTGCAGAAAATAAATATAATCAGGGATATAAAAATAGATTTAGAGGAACGGAACAAATCTTTCTGGCCCATGGAAGAACTGGGATTATCGGATGAAAAAATTTTAAATCCTGATTATAAAGAAGATGCCAGCCGTGCCCTCAGGGTAATGCTTTCTAATGCAAAGGGGCATATTGAAGGACTGGCTACATACTTTGAAGCCATACCTGATAATCTGCCGGGTTACAGGAAATTTTTCAGTGTTAATAATGCACTGGGAATAGCTACCCTCGAGGAACTCGAAGGAAACCTTAAACTCTTTTACGGACGGGGCAAGGTGAAAGTCAGTAAAATGAAATTCCTGAAAATACTAAATGATCCTGTTAAATTCTTCAGACAGATGGTAATAAGATATTAG
- a CDS encoding HD-GYP domain-containing protein: protein MVKSKSIKKVVKSNRVVLKFLVVLIIFTYGLYIYNIYATTRKSVRSLYELNYNMLNNYINKSIRQTKEVSALPLHLIPNFVKFNENVHSVHIIDQQGVITYSYPYKSLVDVSYNNLPIIVRALETGELQTQILSYSLGQYGTALGIVYPVDNKLYMVNYSFNPVFHEISNSSLFVTTDSRGNIIITNSSGGLFPTNLSRKDGIIPLEKLVVINREMKSISSRLYFVYYIDEYINRAFDLGLLSLFLLSIIVFVFRFSRNNYRVIMEDIQLLENKSRDLINAIEGHRSKLVKIDKEFNAMNLLGQTLEKAKTNFRETKYAFTSYKKMVNEMLRLLEEVTMQNEEISAMNQEISVSYEAINTYQNKILAIIDLLSKIDPEAPLKGFLQDIVQLAVELIPAADAGSAGIKEGKYFKFLAQYGYDDLLTEVDFPEEILMCSENPVIFKNVNNSYLEKNPEEYKRVFAEVGSSRIKSTLVVGLKTQDIIGNIFIDTFQAEKEFTSEDKRVLEAISKVSSILIYLKLSLTELDETYLGVIKALADAVELKDKYTKGHSERVARYSLKLGEYLNLSPERLRVLKEAALLHDIGKIGVPDLILNKPGKLNDREYVQVRKHSVYGSRILENVNNFERVASIVRHHHERWDGHGYPDGLKGKEIPLESRIIALFDAFDTILTSRSYKDALPFEYAIKEVRENAGTQFDPELTGKFLDVVTEEWVLSSS from the coding sequence ATGGTAAAAAGTAAGAGTATTAAAAAAGTCGTTAAAAGTAATAGAGTTGTTTTAAAGTTTCTGGTAGTACTTATTATATTTACATATGGGCTTTATATTTATAATATTTATGCCACTACCCGGAAATCAGTAAGGAGTCTTTATGAATTAAATTACAATATGCTAAATAATTATATAAATAAATCTATTCGACAGACAAAGGAAGTTTCTGCTTTACCCCTTCATCTTATTCCTAATTTTGTTAAATTTAATGAAAATGTTCATTCAGTCCATATCATTGACCAACAGGGGGTCATTACCTATTCCTATCCATATAAAAGCCTGGTTGATGTTTCCTATAATAACCTTCCCATTATAGTAAGAGCCCTGGAGACAGGGGAGTTACAGACTCAGATTCTTTCTTATAGCCTCGGGCAATACGGAACTGCCCTGGGGATTGTTTATCCGGTCGATAATAAATTATATATGGTTAATTATTCCTTTAACCCGGTTTTTCATGAGATTTCCAATTCATCACTGTTTGTTACCACAGACAGTAGAGGAAATATAATTATAACTAATTCCTCCGGGGGGCTTTTTCCAACCAATTTATCCAGAAAAGATGGTATAATACCTTTAGAAAAACTTGTAGTTATTAACAGGGAGATGAAATCAATTTCCAGCAGGTTATATTTTGTATATTATATAGATGAATATATTAATAGGGCCTTTGATTTAGGCCTGTTATCCCTGTTTTTACTTTCTATAATTGTCTTTGTGTTCCGTTTTTCGCGGAATAATTACCGGGTGATTATGGAAGATATCCAGTTACTTGAAAATAAATCGAGAGATTTAATAAATGCTATAGAAGGCCATCGTAGTAAACTGGTAAAGATAGATAAAGAATTTAATGCTATGAATTTACTCGGTCAGACCCTGGAGAAAGCAAAGACTAATTTCAGGGAAACAAAATATGCCTTTACCTCATACAAAAAGATGGTTAATGAGATGTTGCGGTTACTGGAAGAAGTTACTATGCAGAATGAAGAAATTTCAGCAATGAATCAGGAAATATCAGTTTCCTATGAGGCCATTAACACATACCAGAATAAGATACTGGCGATTATCGATCTCTTGAGCAAAATAGACCCTGAAGCTCCTTTGAAAGGGTTTTTGCAGGATATTGTTCAGCTTGCGGTGGAATTAATACCTGCTGCCGATGCCGGTAGTGCCGGTATAAAAGAGGGAAAATATTTTAAGTTTCTGGCCCAGTATGGGTATGATGATTTACTGACAGAAGTTGATTTTCCCGAAGAAATCCTCATGTGCAGTGAAAATCCGGTTATCTTTAAAAATGTTAATAATAGTTACCTGGAAAAAAATCCAGAAGAATATAAAAGGGTATTTGCTGAGGTAGGCTCCAGTAGAATAAAATCAACCCTGGTGGTTGGTTTAAAAACTCAGGACATTATCGGTAATATTTTTATCGATACTTTTCAGGCAGAAAAAGAATTTACCAGTGAAGATAAAAGGGTGCTTGAGGCTATATCCAAGGTTTCATCTATATTAATATACCTTAAATTATCCTTAACTGAACTTGATGAGACATATCTAGGTGTTATTAAGGCCCTGGCCGATGCCGTTGAATTGAAAGATAAATATACTAAAGGTCACTCTGAAAGGGTTGCCAGATATAGTTTGAAACTGGGGGAATACCTCAATTTATCACCAGAACGGCTAAGGGTTTTAAAAGAAGCAGCTCTTTTACATGACATAGGGAAAATAGGTGTCCCTGATTTGATATTAAATAAACCGGGTAAATTAAATGACAGGGAATATGTCCAGGTCAGAAAGCATTCTGTTTATGGAAGCAGGATTCTGGAAAATGTCAATAACTTTGAGCGGGTGGCCAGTATAGTCAGGCACCACCATGAAAGATGGGATGGTCATGGTTACCCCGATGGGCTTAAAGGTAAAGAAATCCCTCTGGAATCAAGGATTATAGCATTATTTGATGCCTTTGATACTATATTGACCAGTCGATCTTACAAAGATGCTTTACCCTTTGAGTATGCTATTAAGGAAGTCAGGGAGAATGCTGGAACTCAGTTTGACCCGGAACTGACCGGAAAATTTTTAGATGTTGTAACTGAAGAGTGGGTACTTAGTTCATCATGA
- a CDS encoding ABC transporter substrate-binding protein has protein sequence MSFSKNIIFIALVLTIVLISAVLIYRSQQPLKIGVIYYSSEFFGPTGVPRITELLNNNKNISKKVNIYYAALTEQGDNVQDVISSFYKKGINIIIGPTTSSQAQKILPYLERYNMLAIAPEVTSPSVLGVSDNLYSIVPSDRVLADIMAELIFQDKINKVGIFYDSNNPIFSKTFINYFKQNYQGTVSFTGEVKGIEFYSDYESLKSIDGILLLTSPMQSAILVQRLKKINPDIKFYGGDYSNSKALIEYGGEAAEGIKIFSLYDKVYFETYNNTFAKSLEKRGILPCQDFINYYDAILLAINLVNSYGNDVDNLKEHIKEYTFEGIGGTIYISEDGLVYRKISILTVNNSRFVTDRVINTERGRRHGKK, from the coding sequence ATGTCTTTTTCGAAAAATATAATATTTATTGCTTTGGTTTTAACAATAGTGTTAATTAGTGCTGTTTTAATTTACAGATCACAACAACCACTTAAAATAGGGGTAATCTACTATAGCTCCGAGTTTTTTGGTCCAACAGGTGTACCCCGGATAACTGAATTATTAAACAACAACAAGAACATTTCAAAAAAGGTTAATATCTATTATGCTGCCTTAACAGAACAAGGGGATAATGTCCAGGATGTTATTAGCTCCTTTTATAAAAAAGGTATAAATATTATCATCGGGCCTACTACTAGCAGCCAGGCACAGAAAATACTACCCTATCTGGAGAGATATAATATGCTGGCAATTGCCCCTGAGGTAACCTCCCCCAGTGTTCTGGGGGTATCGGATAATCTATACTCAATAGTTCCCAGTGACCGGGTTTTAGCTGATATTATGGCTGAATTAATTTTCCAGGATAAAATAAATAAAGTCGGGATTTTTTATGATTCCAATAATCCTATTTTTTCAAAAACATTTATTAATTATTTTAAACAGAATTATCAGGGAACAGTCAGTTTTACAGGTGAAGTTAAGGGGATTGAATTTTATTCTGATTATGAAAGTCTTAAGAGTATAGATGGTATTTTATTACTTACCAGCCCCATGCAGAGTGCTATTCTGGTACAGCGCCTGAAAAAAATAAATCCTGATATTAAGTTTTATGGGGGGGATTATTCAAATAGTAAGGCTCTGATCGAGTACGGTGGTGAGGCTGCAGAGGGCATCAAAATTTTTTCTTTATACGATAAAGTATATTTTGAAACATATAACAATACATTTGCAAAATCTTTAGAGAAGAGAGGTATTTTACCCTGTCAGGATTTCATAAATTATTATGATGCTATCTTACTGGCAATAAATTTAGTTAATTCATATGGAAATGATGTTGACAATCTCAAAGAGCATATAAAGGAATACACATTTGAGGGCATTGGAGGTACAATTTATATTTCTGAAGATGGGCTAGTTTATAGAAAAATTTCAATACTTACAGTAAATAATAGCAGATTCGTAACTGACCGGGTAATTAATACAGAGAGAGGTCGTCGGCATGGTAAAAAGTAA
- a CDS encoding nitroreductase family protein: MNSIEVSTAIENRRAYRSLDKVDITDDLINQLGRAASLAPSCFNKQPWRYVFVYNKRQLKTLHTSLPDGNAWAKDGSLIIAVVSSKDMDCVVSGREYFLFDVGLSCANLILRATELNLVAHPIAGYDEDKVKKILNIPDEKTVITLIIIGKHRKGDNPNLTDNQKERELKRPVRLPLEKIVFHNHYHS, translated from the coding sequence GTGAATTCCATAGAAGTCTCAACAGCTATAGAAAATAGAAGGGCCTACCGCTCTCTGGATAAAGTTGATATCACTGACGATTTAATCAATCAACTGGGGCGGGCTGCTTCTCTGGCTCCATCATGTTTTAATAAACAACCCTGGAGATATGTTTTTGTTTATAACAAAAGACAACTAAAAACACTCCATACCAGTCTACCCGATGGAAATGCCTGGGCTAAAGATGGTTCTCTAATTATTGCCGTTGTAAGCAGCAAGGATATGGACTGTGTTGTGTCCGGTCGTGAATACTTTCTTTTTGACGTAGGACTATCCTGTGCTAATCTTATTCTCAGGGCAACTGAACTGAACCTGGTAGCCCATCCAATTGCCGGTTATGATGAAGATAAAGTAAAAAAGATTCTGAATATACCTGATGAAAAAACTGTTATAACCCTCATTATAATTGGAAAACATAGAAAAGGAGATAATCCTAACCTGACTGATAACCAGAAAGAAAGGGAACTAAAAAGACCTGTCCGCTTACCGCTCGAGAAGATTGTCTTTCATAATCATTACCATTCTTAA
- a CDS encoding ferritin-like domain-containing protein, protein MANTYHEENLPEEAREFHRMIRSVIEELEAVDWYHQRAAVTNDPQLKAIVEHNRDEEIEHACMGLEWLRRKYPAWHENLKKFLFSEGDIASLEEEEENQENTETTDGSLGLRNTK, encoded by the coding sequence ATGGCTAATACTTACCATGAAGAGAATTTGCCGGAAGAAGCCAGAGAATTCCATCGCATGATCAGGAGTGTTATTGAGGAATTAGAGGCGGTTGACTGGTACCATCAACGGGCAGCAGTGACCAATGACCCACAATTAAAAGCAATTGTAGAACATAACCGGGATGAAGAAATTGAACATGCCTGTATGGGATTAGAATGGTTACGAAGAAAATATCCTGCCTGGCATGAAAATCTAAAAAAATTCCTTTTCTCTGAAGGTGATATAGCTTCACTGGAAGAAGAGGAAGAAAACCAGGAGAACACAGAAACCACCGATGGTTCTCTGGGCCTCAGGAATACTAAATAA
- a CDS encoding family 1 encapsulin nanocompartment shell protein: MVNLKRSLAPITPDAWEFIDKEARRVLKLKLSARKAVDFVGPKGIKYAAVNTGRRTALEDKAEGASIFQRQVLPLVEVEIPFRLHLEELEAFVRGAEDVNIDNLLESANELARIENKAIFFGMDSAGISGLVNSSGQTLDTPATGLISSVAEGINNLVKAGVNGPYTLLLGPELYHSLYTRNDRGYPLEKRISDIIGGDILFTPDLEGYGLLLSKRGGDFELIVGQDIAIGFSGQFGDELEFFLLESFTFRVNTPEAAVVLKATD; the protein is encoded by the coding sequence ATGGTTAATTTAAAACGCTCACTGGCCCCAATAACCCCTGATGCCTGGGAGTTTATTGATAAAGAGGCCAGAAGGGTATTAAAACTTAAATTATCAGCCCGTAAAGCAGTTGATTTTGTCGGTCCTAAAGGAATCAAATATGCAGCTGTTAACACCGGTCGCAGAACTGCCCTGGAAGATAAAGCGGAAGGAGCCAGCATATTTCAAAGACAGGTTCTACCCCTTGTAGAGGTTGAAATACCTTTCAGACTTCATCTGGAAGAGCTGGAGGCCTTTGTCCGCGGAGCAGAAGATGTCAATATCGATAATTTACTTGAATCAGCAAATGAACTGGCACGCATTGAGAATAAAGCTATTTTCTTTGGAATGGATTCAGCGGGGATAAGTGGATTAGTTAATTCTTCCGGCCAGACCCTTGATACACCTGCAACCGGGCTTATATCATCTGTTGCTGAAGGTATTAACAATCTGGTAAAGGCAGGTGTCAATGGCCCCTATACACTGTTGCTGGGACCTGAACTTTACCACTCCCTGTATACCAGGAATGACAGGGGTTATCCCCTTGAAAAAAGAATCAGTGATATAATCGGTGGTGACATTCTTTTTACACCTGACCTGGAAGGTTATGGCCTTCTTCTATCAAAACGGGGAGGGGATTTTGAACTGATAGTCGGTCAGGATATAGCCATTGGCTTTTCCGGTCAGTTCGGTGATGAATTAGAATTTTTCTTACTGGAATCCTTTACCTTCAGGGTTAATACCCCGGAAGCAGCGGTAGTTTTAAAGGCAACTGACTAA